One window of the Natronomonas marina genome contains the following:
- a CDS encoding DUF7123 family protein, translated as MSSRCETVTDDDEERLEAYLHRQAEDGEAYVKSKFVADEVDLTPSQVGLLLKRLREADDRIDVEKWSYTNATTWRIRASD; from the coding sequence GTGAGCAGTCGCTGTGAGACGGTGACCGACGACGACGAGGAGCGTCTCGAGGCGTACCTCCACCGGCAGGCCGAAGACGGCGAGGCCTACGTCAAGAGCAAGTTCGTCGCCGACGAGGTCGATCTCACGCCCTCGCAGGTCGGCCTCCTCTTGAAGCGGCTCCGGGAGGCCGACGACCGGATCGACGTCGAGAAGTGGTCCTACACGAACGCGACGACGTGGCGAATCCGGGCGAGCGACTGA
- a CDS encoding HNH endonuclease, producing the protein MHHIVPVRAFVEASATTEADAHYLENVVSLCPSCHRRAEFGGVEPDRLREAVRRRTGSDGAN; encoded by the coding sequence ATCCACCACATCGTGCCGGTCCGGGCGTTCGTGGAAGCGTCCGCTACGACCGAGGCCGACGCGCACTACCTCGAAAACGTCGTCTCGCTGTGTCCGTCCTGCCACCGGAGGGCGGAGTTCGGGGGCGTCGAACCGGACCGACTCCGGGAGGCAGTCCGACGGAGGACCGGTTCCGACGGGGCGAATTAG
- a CDS encoding DUF5814 domain-containing protein → MAITDKIYVKNHRQLASQLDTSFPKSAFSGATLDILFTGDGIAKLDEASRDRVLEFAEDFLDCDCQSHPHCGCPQRKFVAYLLELRAEGLGPDAIVDVMGDDYMLYAYPGDVLSFLDDGVRTMEAAERLAAVDGREEMEDELREKRRELT, encoded by the coding sequence GTGGCCATCACCGACAAGATATACGTCAAGAACCACCGGCAGCTGGCCTCCCAGCTGGACACGTCGTTCCCGAAGAGCGCCTTCTCGGGGGCGACGCTGGACATCCTCTTCACCGGCGACGGCATCGCGAAACTCGACGAGGCCTCCCGGGATCGGGTGCTGGAGTTCGCCGAGGACTTCCTCGACTGCGACTGCCAGTCGCACCCGCACTGCGGCTGCCCCCAGCGGAAGTTCGTCGCGTACCTGCTGGAGTTGCGCGCCGAGGGGCTCGGCCCCGACGCCATCGTCGACGTGATGGGCGACGACTACATGCTGTATGCCTACCCCGGCGACGTGCTCTCATTCCTCGACGACGGCGTCCGAACGATGGAGGCGGCCGAGCGGCTGGCGGCCGTCGACGGGCGCGAGGAGATGGAAGACGAACTGCGGGAAAAGCGGCGCGAACTCACCTAG
- a CDS encoding CBS domain-containing protein, with amino-acid sequence MKSFRVGSAFGIPIKLDLTFLLVLPVFAYVIGFQLGEWVPLLNDTLGTTIDAAVLTGSTPARYGIGSVAAIGLFVCVVAHEFGHSLVARRYGVPIESITLWLLGGVAQMEEIPEDWKKEFNIAIAGPIVSVVVGVLAYAAFLVTPSGSFGLEAVRFTLAYLAAMNVVLAAFNLLPGFPMDGGRILRALLARSRPHAKATQQAARVGQLFAIGLGLFGLLAGFNVFLIVLAFFIYIAAASESSRTVMNAAFEGVEVRDVMTPRNELDVVAPDASVADLLDRMFRERHTGYPVLDDGRVAGIVTLSDARGVDEVERDAYRVEDVMSRDLHTVTPDTPVMDAFETMQKQGIGRLLVVDDSDDLVGLLSRTDVMTALEIVKEGGEIAGRTGRENSSVGGSGYGTDGTVRR; translated from the coding sequence ATGAAGAGCTTTCGCGTCGGCAGCGCGTTCGGCATCCCCATCAAGCTGGACCTGACGTTCCTGCTGGTCCTGCCGGTGTTCGCCTACGTCATCGGGTTCCAGCTCGGCGAGTGGGTGCCGCTGCTCAACGACACGCTCGGGACCACCATCGACGCGGCGGTCCTGACCGGATCGACGCCGGCCCGGTACGGCATCGGGAGCGTCGCCGCAATCGGGCTGTTCGTCTGCGTCGTCGCCCACGAGTTCGGCCACTCGCTGGTGGCCCGCCGCTACGGCGTGCCAATCGAGTCCATCACCCTGTGGCTGCTCGGCGGCGTCGCCCAGATGGAGGAGATTCCCGAGGACTGGAAGAAGGAGTTCAACATCGCCATCGCCGGTCCCATCGTCTCCGTCGTCGTCGGCGTCCTGGCCTACGCCGCCTTCCTCGTCACCCCCTCGGGCAGCTTCGGTCTCGAGGCGGTGCGGTTCACGCTCGCCTATCTCGCGGCGATGAACGTCGTCCTCGCGGCGTTCAATCTGCTGCCCGGCTTCCCGATGGACGGCGGCCGCATCCTGCGGGCGCTCTTGGCCCGGAGTCGCCCCCACGCGAAGGCGACCCAGCAGGCCGCCCGCGTCGGACAGTTGTTCGCCATCGGTCTCGGGCTGTTCGGCCTGCTGGCCGGCTTCAACGTCTTTCTCATCGTGCTGGCCTTCTTCATCTACATCGCCGCCGCCTCCGAGTCCTCCCGCACCGTGATGAACGCCGCCTTCGAGGGGGTCGAGGTCCGGGACGTGATGACGCCGCGGAACGAGTTGGACGTCGTCGCCCCCGACGCGTCGGTCGCCGACCTCCTCGACCGGATGTTCCGCGAGCGCCACACCGGCTACCCGGTTCTCGACGACGGCCGCGTCGCCGGCATCGTCACGCTGTCCGACGCACGCGGGGTCGACGAGGTCGAACGCGACGCCTACCGCGTCGAGGACGTGATGAGCCGCGACCTTCACACCGTCACGCCCGACACGCCCGTCATGGACGCCTTCGAGACGATGCAAAAACAGGGCATCGGGCGACTGCTCGTCGTCGACGACTCGGATGATCTCGTCGGACTCCTCTCCCGGACCGACGTGATGACCGCCCTGGAGATCGTCAAGGAGGGCGGGGAGATCGCGGGCCGTACGGGACGGGAGAACTCCTCGGTCGGAGGCTCCGGTTACGGCACCGACGGGACAGTACGTCGGTAG
- a CDS encoding type IV pilin, whose protein sequence is MKLNELLTDDDAVSPVIGVILMVAITVILAAVIGTFVLGLGDQVQSTTPQAQFTFNEPSSGDVDITHDGGDPVSADNVEVVDSNNNGPFCDGGSGDWGATEITAGDTCTDVSGLGSSEGTLRVTWESDDGSNSGTSEGTLRVTWESDDGSNSGTLATYDYDFT, encoded by the coding sequence ATGAAGCTAAACGAGTTATTAACGGACGACGACGCGGTATCGCCGGTCATCGGCGTCATCCTGATGGTCGCGATTACGGTCATTCTCGCGGCCGTCATCGGGACCTTCGTCCTCGGTCTCGGTGACCAGGTCCAGAGTACGACGCCGCAGGCACAGTTCACGTTCAACGAACCCAGCAGCGGTGATGTCGACATCACACACGACGGCGGAGACCCCGTCTCCGCGGACAACGTTGAAGTCGTCGACAGTAATAATAACGGACCGTTCTGTGACGGCGGCAGCGGTGACTGGGGAGCCACGGAAATTACAGCCGGTGACACCTGTACGGACGTGAGCGGCCTCGGCAGCTCAGAGGGAACCCTCCGAGTCACCTGGGAGTCCGACGACGGTTCCAACAGTGGGACCTCAGAGGGAACCCTCCGAGTCACCTGGGAGTCCGACGACGGTTCCAACAGTGGGACCCTCGCGACGTACGACTACGACTTCACGTAA
- a CDS encoding ribbon-helix-helix protein, CopG family encodes MGNKNKTISFRVNEDAFETLREIAEERDISLSAVFRDYVDTLVAHDGQVRVVPEHELKGGSATETASPTESFPPKVEVPKSFVREHERLELEAEHLREQLDEYKQYVTKLSQELEEQEAQDVIQLEELDEEAEEEPFRLG; translated from the coding sequence ATGGGCAACAAGAACAAGACCATCTCCTTTCGGGTCAACGAGGACGCCTTCGAGACCCTCCGGGAGATAGCCGAGGAGCGTGACATCTCGCTTTCGGCGGTGTTCCGCGACTACGTGGACACGCTGGTGGCCCACGACGGCCAGGTCCGGGTCGTCCCGGAGCACGAACTGAAAGGCGGCAGCGCGACCGAGACGGCCTCGCCGACCGAGAGCTTCCCGCCGAAGGTCGAGGTGCCCAAGAGCTTCGTCCGCGAGCACGAGCGGCTCGAACTCGAGGCCGAACACCTCCGGGAACAGCTCGACGAGTACAAGCAGTACGTGACGAAGCTCAGCCAGGAACTCGAGGAACAGGAGGCCCAGGACGTCATCCAACTGGAGGAACTGGACGAGGAAGCCGAAGAGGAGCCGTTCCGCCTCGGCTAG
- a CDS encoding DUF7091 family protein, with protein MSNRRRLKRLLRTKLHSAGKQYEEAKRAYSDARTAAKADLPTDEEGRAKIVCRRYAEKRSVSLDEAARPACYDADHRDCRGCVEDIREGRIETW; from the coding sequence GTGAGCAACCGACGGCGTCTGAAGCGACTCCTCCGCACCAAACTGCACTCGGCGGGCAAGCAGTACGAGGAAGCCAAGCGCGCCTACAGCGACGCCCGGACGGCCGCGAAGGCCGACCTGCCGACCGACGAGGAGGGGCGGGCGAAGATCGTTTGCCGCCGGTACGCCGAGAAGCGCAGCGTCTCGCTGGACGAGGCTGCCAGACCGGCCTGCTACGACGCCGACCACCGGGACTGTCGGGGGTGCGTCGAGGACATCCGCGAGGGTCGCATCGAGACGTGGTGA
- a CDS encoding DICT sensory domain-containing protein, producing MSDDVLEAFREFLSRQRAPERELLVVNWEGPEAVERLLEETFGQLPLDIEKRHDPDRGDNIIVLIEDEEVVATSTLESLQQAVLLVNVDLYKTGLSGIEKYEAPDVLTALDEMLFTLRGFPASTKEKLLLVVMSRFIEKRALEVGEGRLDVAFQELSRMEDEYGTRKVYERLADSDLAVEVYGVPDSMPDLDDIEVNAGETAGYRRSWFVVFQPPPGEEPAALLAIETGPNEWDSMWTYDRDRVERLGEIIESSF from the coding sequence ATGTCCGACGACGTTCTCGAGGCGTTCCGGGAGTTCCTGTCGAGACAGCGGGCGCCGGAGCGGGAGCTACTCGTGGTGAACTGGGAGGGACCCGAAGCCGTCGAGCGGCTCCTGGAGGAGACGTTCGGTCAGTTGCCTCTCGACATCGAGAAGCGGCACGACCCCGACCGGGGCGACAACATCATCGTCCTCATCGAGGACGAGGAGGTCGTCGCTACCTCGACGCTGGAGTCGCTCCAGCAGGCGGTGCTCCTGGTGAACGTCGACCTCTACAAGACGGGGCTGAGCGGCATCGAGAAGTACGAGGCGCCGGACGTCCTCACCGCCCTCGACGAGATGCTGTTCACGCTCCGGGGGTTCCCCGCGTCGACGAAGGAGAAACTGTTGCTCGTCGTGATGTCGCGGTTCATCGAAAAACGGGCCCTGGAGGTCGGCGAGGGCCGCCTCGACGTCGCCTTTCAGGAGCTGTCGCGGATGGAAGACGAGTACGGGACCCGGAAGGTGTACGAGCGACTGGCCGACAGCGACCTCGCTGTCGAGGTTTACGGGGTGCCCGACTCGATGCCCGATCTCGACGACATCGAGGTCAACGCCGGCGAGACGGCTGGGTACCGCCGGTCGTGGTTCGTCGTCTTCCAGCCGCCGCCGGGCGAGGAACCGGCCGCACTCCTGGCCATCGAGACCGGTCCGAACGAGTGGGACTCGATGTGGACCTACGACCGCGACCGCGTCGAGCGACTGGGCGAAATCATCGAGTCGTCGTTCTGA
- a CDS encoding pro-sigmaK processing inhibitor BofA family protein encodes MVTTTEIALLVLALALLFGAYRIIKTVKPLIVNAIVGVIILLVANFVGLGVSITPIAVLVCAVGGVPGAVLVILLSYLDIAFAGMLAPLASLAVA; translated from the coding sequence ATGGTCACGACAACCGAAATCGCCCTCCTCGTCCTGGCGTTGGCGCTGCTCTTCGGGGCCTACCGCATCATCAAGACGGTGAAACCGCTCATCGTCAACGCCATCGTCGGGGTGATCATCCTCCTCGTCGCCAACTTCGTCGGCCTCGGCGTCTCGATCACGCCGATCGCGGTGCTGGTCTGTGCTGTCGGCGGCGTGCCGGGTGCGGTGCTCGTCATCCTGCTCTCGTACCTCGACATCGCCTTCGCCGGCATGCTCGCGCCGCTGGCGTCGCTGGCAGTGGCCTGA
- a CDS encoding universal stress protein has product MTCLVAFDGSELSKAALRRAEAFVGDDDPLLVVSVVPTDEPLAETYDLVEGDEYDPEAAAERLRSAAKAVAPDCEFRARRVDPYAGKGRIATEIGHAIREIDADLVVVGSENAGRVVEPVSTVGSSVASGTDYDVLIVRSA; this is encoded by the coding sequence ATGACGTGTCTGGTCGCCTTCGACGGGAGCGAACTCTCGAAAGCGGCGCTCCGCCGCGCCGAAGCGTTCGTCGGCGACGACGACCCGCTCCTCGTCGTGAGCGTCGTCCCGACCGACGAACCGCTCGCGGAGACGTACGACCTCGTCGAGGGCGACGAGTACGACCCCGAGGCGGCGGCCGAACGACTCCGCTCGGCGGCGAAGGCCGTCGCTCCCGACTGCGAGTTCCGGGCCAGACGGGTCGACCCCTACGCCGGCAAGGGCCGCATCGCAACGGAGATCGGCCACGCCATCCGCGAGATCGACGCCGATCTCGTCGTCGTCGGCAGCGAGAACGCCGGCCGCGTCGTCGAACCCGTCTCCACCGTCGGCAGTTCGGTCGCCTCCGGTACCGACTACGACGTCCTCATCGTCCGCTCGGCCTGA
- a CDS encoding RPA family protein, which translates to MSESAPTREVARRAFAAEFNDASYTFKESDDERAPVYSLLPTGERANRVFVVGTLTETEDVGDDSEYWRGRIVDPTGTFFTYAGQYQPEAASALRETETPAYVAVVGKPRTYETDEGDVNVSLRPESITVVDAATRDRWVVETAERTLERIETFDGADEYAAMAETQYEPDLSVYRDQVVAALEDLEEDAEVAAEA; encoded by the coding sequence ATGAGTGAATCCGCTCCCACCCGCGAGGTCGCCCGACGCGCCTTCGCGGCCGAGTTCAACGACGCATCGTACACGTTCAAGGAGTCCGACGACGAACGCGCGCCCGTCTACTCGCTGCTTCCGACCGGCGAGCGGGCCAACCGCGTCTTCGTCGTCGGCACCCTGACCGAGACGGAGGACGTCGGCGACGACAGCGAGTACTGGCGGGGCCGCATCGTCGACCCCACGGGGACGTTCTTCACCTACGCCGGCCAGTACCAGCCGGAGGCCGCCTCGGCGCTCCGCGAGACCGAGACGCCGGCCTACGTCGCCGTCGTCGGCAAGCCCCGCACCTACGAGACCGACGAGGGCGACGTGAACGTCTCGCTTCGCCCCGAGTCCATCACGGTCGTCGACGCCGCGACCCGCGACCGGTGGGTCGTCGAGACGGCCGAGCGGACCCTCGAGCGCATCGAGACGTTCGACGGGGCGGACGAGTACGCCGCGATGGCCGAAACCCAGTACGAGCCGGACCTCTCGGTGTACCGCGACCAGGTGGTCGCGGCGCTGGAGGACCTCGAGGAGGACGCCGAGGTCGCCGCCGAGGCGTAG
- a CDS encoding cupin domain-containing protein, with the protein MSEEPPLVRRSADVEYETVEAAEGLRKGVLVGAEHGAPNLAIRRFVLEPGAEVPKHTNEIEHEQYVLEGEYVVGLEDEEHVVGAGDSLHIPAGTVHWYRNEGDEPGAFLCAVPAGDDEIRLLEE; encoded by the coding sequence ATGTCCGAGGAACCGCCGCTCGTTCGCCGCAGCGCTGACGTCGAGTACGAGACCGTCGAGGCGGCCGAGGGCCTCCGGAAGGGCGTCCTCGTCGGCGCCGAGCACGGTGCGCCGAACCTCGCCATCCGGCGGTTCGTCCTCGAACCGGGTGCCGAGGTGCCGAAACACACCAACGAGATAGAGCACGAGCAGTACGTGCTGGAGGGCGAGTACGTCGTCGGTCTGGAGGACGAGGAACACGTCGTCGGCGCGGGCGACTCGCTACACATCCCGGCAGGGACGGTCCACTGGTACCGCAACGAGGGGGACGAGCCGGGGGCGTTCCTCTGTGCGGTGCCGGCCGGCGACGACGAGATTCGACTCCTCGAGGAGTGA
- a CDS encoding DEAD/DEAH box helicase: protein MSKQVAAVDTLFLHEAGDEYAVVVRRDGERLLRGRLELKRTDAGPRPGRFRVRDGDDEVPRRPEQFVEMARRAERIRISEQTSREARTDLEAMLDGYQLAAKQVRTCRICAGKGRYSPLTSETAIEADDEHICPDCAKRELEREANYRGLRSGARERLEELLVEVGDLERVRNLLSGQLDPDLTKFDEISATTDEIDLVPTESLDVHPDLAASLEQFDELLPVQSLAVEGGLLEGRDQLVVSATATGKTLVGELAGIDRALKGEGKMLFLVPLVALANQKHDDFTDDYGDLLEVSLRVGASRIRDSGNRFDPGADVIVGTYEGIDHALRTGKDLGDIGTVVIDEVHNLGEEERGHRLDGLVSRLKHYCETNGSDTQWVYLSATVGNAGQLGEKLGARLVEFEERPVPIERHVTFADGSEKVDIENKLVRRAYDSKSSKGYRGQTIVFTNSRRRCHEISRRLEYDSAPYHAGLDYGQRKRVERQFGDQELACVVTTAALAAGVDFPASQVIFDSLAMGIEWLSVQEFEQMLGRAGRPDYHDEGTVYVLVEPDCTYHNSMEMSEDEVAFKLLKGEMEPVVTRYDEAAAIEETLANVTVAGKGAKRLNDRMVGEVPTKHAVGKLLEYEFIDGFEPTPLGRAVTEHFLEPDEAFAMLDAVRKGTPPYELVAEIELREEH from the coding sequence GTGTCGAAGCAGGTCGCCGCCGTCGATACGCTGTTCCTCCACGAGGCCGGCGACGAGTACGCGGTCGTCGTCCGCCGGGACGGCGAGCGACTGCTCCGGGGTCGGCTGGAACTGAAGCGAACCGACGCCGGGCCCCGACCCGGCCGGTTCCGCGTCAGGGACGGCGACGACGAGGTGCCCCGCCGACCCGAGCAGTTCGTCGAGATGGCCCGCCGAGCCGAGCGCATCCGCATCTCCGAGCAGACCTCCCGGGAGGCCCGGACGGACCTGGAGGCGATGCTCGACGGCTACCAGCTGGCGGCCAAGCAGGTCCGGACCTGTCGCATCTGTGCTGGCAAGGGCCGATACTCGCCGCTGACCTCCGAGACGGCCATCGAGGCCGACGACGAGCACATCTGCCCGGACTGCGCGAAGCGGGAACTGGAGCGGGAGGCCAACTACCGGGGGCTGCGGTCGGGCGCCCGCGAGCGCCTCGAGGAACTCCTCGTCGAGGTCGGCGACCTCGAGCGGGTCCGGAACCTGCTGTCGGGGCAACTCGACCCCGACCTCACGAAGTTCGACGAGATAAGCGCGACGACCGACGAGATCGACCTCGTGCCGACGGAGTCGCTGGACGTCCACCCCGACCTCGCGGCGAGCCTCGAACAGTTCGACGAACTGCTGCCGGTCCAGAGTCTCGCCGTCGAGGGGGGCCTGCTGGAGGGCCGCGACCAGTTGGTCGTCTCGGCGACGGCGACCGGGAAGACGCTCGTCGGCGAACTCGCGGGCATCGACCGCGCCCTGAAGGGCGAGGGGAAGATGCTCTTCCTGGTGCCGCTGGTCGCGCTGGCCAACCAGAAGCACGACGACTTCACCGACGACTACGGCGACCTGCTGGAGGTGTCGCTGCGGGTCGGCGCCTCCCGCATCCGTGACTCGGGCAACCGCTTCGACCCGGGCGCGGACGTCATCGTCGGCACCTACGAGGGCATCGACCACGCGCTGCGGACGGGCAAGGACCTCGGCGACATCGGTACCGTCGTCATCGACGAGGTGCACAACCTCGGCGAGGAGGAGCGCGGCCACCGGCTGGACGGCCTCGTCTCGCGGCTGAAACACTACTGCGAGACGAACGGCTCGGACACCCAGTGGGTGTACCTGTCGGCGACGGTCGGCAACGCGGGGCAACTGGGCGAGAAACTGGGCGCCCGCCTCGTCGAGTTCGAGGAGCGGCCGGTCCCCATCGAGCGTCACGTCACCTTCGCGGACGGCTCCGAGAAGGTGGACATCGAGAACAAGCTCGTCAGGCGGGCCTACGACTCGAAATCCTCGAAGGGGTATCGCGGCCAGACCATCGTCTTCACGAACTCCCGGCGGCGGTGTCACGAGATATCGCGGCGCCTGGAGTACGACTCGGCGCCGTATCACGCCGGGCTGGACTACGGCCAGCGCAAGCGCGTCGAGCGGCAGTTCGGCGACCAGGAGTTGGCCTGCGTCGTCACGACGGCGGCGCTCGCCGCGGGCGTCGACTTCCCGGCCTCGCAGGTGATCTTCGACTCGCTGGCGATGGGTATCGAGTGGCTCTCCGTCCAGGAGTTCGAGCAGATGCTCGGCCGGGCCGGTCGCCCGGACTACCACGACGAGGGGACCGTCTACGTCCTCGTGGAACCGGACTGCACGTACCACAACTCCATGGAGATGAGCGAGGACGAGGTGGCGTTCAAGCTCCTGAAAGGCGAGATGGAGCCGGTCGTCACTCGCTACGACGAGGCAGCCGCCATCGAGGAGACGCTGGCGAACGTCACCGTCGCCGGGAAGGGCGCAAAGCGACTCAACGACCGTATGGTCGGTGAGGTGCCGACGAAACACGCCGTCGGCAAACTGCTGGAGTACGAGTTCATCGACGGGTTCGAACCGACGCCACTGGGGCGGGCGGTCACCGAGCACTTCCTCGAACCCGACGAGGCCTTCGCAATGCTGGACGCCGTCAGGAAGGGAACACCGCCGTACGAACTCGTCGCCGAGATCGAACTCCGCGAGGAGCACTGA
- a CDS encoding replication factor A (Replication protein A protects and stabilize the intermediate ssDNA that is generated by the unwinding action of a DNA helicase at the replication fork. In addition, SSBs prevent the formation of secondary structures by single-stranded template DNA.), which produces MTDLRQHAVEIHEQFSEQLDVTVDEIEERLETLVSEYRVPIEEARRSVVSTYLDEADMDREQLSGGGDQAAEVADIDAPEEWLDLTAKVVELWEPRADSIAQVGLLGDETGTVKFTKWAKSDLPELEEGAVYRLGNLVTDEYEGRFSVKLNSTTTIEEVDEDIEVGDDATEIEGALVDIQSGSGLIKRCPEEDCTRVLQNGRCSEHGEVEGEFDLRIKGVLDDGDEVHEVIFDQAATEELTGIGLDEAQEMAMDALDTEVVVEEMRETVLGRYYRVTGPTLGRYVLADEMETLGAADPESVLIKARSL; this is translated from the coding sequence ATGACAGACCTGCGACAGCACGCAGTCGAGATACACGAACAGTTCTCCGAGCAGCTAGACGTCACGGTCGACGAGATAGAGGAACGGCTGGAGACGCTGGTCTCGGAGTACCGCGTCCCCATCGAGGAGGCCCGCCGTAGCGTGGTCTCGACGTACCTCGACGAGGCCGACATGGACCGCGAACAGTTGAGCGGTGGCGGCGACCAGGCCGCCGAGGTGGCCGACATCGACGCTCCCGAGGAGTGGCTCGATCTGACCGCCAAGGTGGTCGAACTCTGGGAGCCGCGGGCGGACTCCATCGCCCAGGTCGGTCTGCTCGGCGACGAGACCGGCACGGTCAAGTTCACCAAGTGGGCCAAGAGCGACCTCCCCGAGCTCGAGGAGGGGGCGGTCTACCGGCTCGGCAACCTCGTCACCGACGAGTACGAGGGCCGCTTCTCGGTGAAGCTCAACTCGACGACCACCATCGAGGAGGTCGACGAGGACATCGAGGTCGGCGACGACGCGACCGAGATCGAGGGCGCGCTGGTGGACATTCAGTCCGGGTCCGGGCTCATCAAGCGCTGTCCGGAGGAGGACTGCACGCGCGTCCTCCAGAACGGCCGCTGTTCGGAGCACGGCGAGGTCGAGGGCGAGTTCGACCTGCGCATCAAGGGCGTCCTCGACGACGGCGACGAGGTCCACGAGGTCATCTTCGACCAGGCGGCCACGGAGGAACTGACCGGCATCGGTCTCGACGAGGCCCAGGAGATGGCGATGGACGCCCTCGACACCGAGGTCGTCGTCGAGGAGATGCGCGAGACCGTCCTGGGTCGGTACTACCGGGTGACCGGGCCGACGCTCGGCCGGTACGTCCTGGCCGACGAGATGGAGACGCTCGGCGCCGCCGACCCCGAGAGCGTGCTGATCAAAGCGAGGTCCCTGTAA